A part of Microbacterium atlanticum genomic DNA contains:
- a CDS encoding Gfo/Idh/MocA family protein, with amino-acid sequence MTRVGIVGTGYISGQYLDTLRGVSGVQIVAVADLDAARAQAAADAIPGARALTTAELVADPDVDTVLNLTIPAAHAEVALAAIAQGKDVFGEKPLAATLDDAARVTDAAAAAGVRIGAAPDTVLGTGVQTARAAVDEGLIGRPVSASAMWISAGHESWHPHPDFYYREGGGPLLDMGPYYVTSLVQLLGPVAAVSGAASRSRDERVIGSGPRAGERIGVDVDTHLTGILHHASGALSTVTMSFDGVRSTAAPIEVHGVDGSLIVPDPNMFTGDVQLHRRGGAWETLPPSAGYADAGRGIGLVDFAVGPGRASGAMAHHVLEIMTALAASAASGVREALHTTVERPALVPLTPAAAWRDL; translated from the coding sequence GTGACCCGCGTCGGCATCGTCGGCACCGGCTACATCTCGGGCCAGTACCTCGACACCCTCCGTGGCGTGTCGGGTGTGCAGATCGTCGCGGTCGCCGACCTCGACGCGGCGCGCGCTCAGGCCGCGGCCGACGCGATCCCCGGCGCGCGGGCGCTCACGACGGCCGAGCTGGTCGCCGACCCCGACGTCGACACCGTGCTCAACCTCACCATCCCCGCGGCCCACGCCGAGGTGGCGCTCGCGGCGATCGCCCAGGGCAAGGACGTCTTCGGCGAGAAGCCGCTCGCGGCCACGCTCGACGACGCGGCACGGGTGACGGATGCCGCGGCCGCCGCGGGCGTGCGCATCGGCGCCGCTCCGGACACGGTCCTCGGCACCGGCGTCCAGACCGCCCGCGCCGCGGTCGACGAGGGACTCATCGGCCGCCCGGTGTCGGCGTCGGCGATGTGGATCTCGGCGGGCCACGAGTCGTGGCATCCGCACCCCGACTTCTACTATCGCGAAGGCGGCGGACCGCTCCTGGACATGGGGCCGTACTACGTCACGTCCCTCGTGCAGCTGCTCGGTCCGGTGGCCGCCGTCTCGGGGGCCGCCTCGCGGTCGCGCGACGAGCGCGTGATCGGATCCGGACCGCGCGCGGGGGAGCGCATCGGCGTCGACGTCGACACGCATCTCACCGGCATCCTGCACCACGCCTCCGGCGCGCTGTCGACCGTGACCATGAGCTTCGACGGGGTCCGCTCGACGGCGGCGCCGATCGAGGTGCACGGCGTCGACGGGTCCCTCATCGTGCCCGACCCCAACATGTTCACCGGCGACGTGCAGCTGCATCGCCGCGGCGGCGCCTGGGAGACCCTCCCGCCGTCTGCGGGATACGCCGACGCCGGCCGCGGCATCGGGCTGGTCGACTTCGCCGTCGGTCCGGGCCGCGCCTCCGGCGCGATGGCCCACCACGTGCTCGAGATCATGACCGCCCTCGCTGCCTCCGCCGCCTCCGGCGTGCGCGAGGCGCTGCACACGACCGTCGAGCGCCCCGCCCTCGTTCCCCTCACGCCCGCCGCCGCCTGGAGAGACCTGTGA
- a CDS encoding SLC13 family permease, protein MDPVAATLAILGLAVAAFVSNRVPIAVVAIGVALALFFTGVLTLPEALAGFGDPTVLFIAALFVVSEALDSTGVTAWAGQRVIGRAGTGRRSLIAVISLLVAAVTALISINGAVAALLPLVVVVAARAGQPSSKLLMPLAFAASAGSLLLLTGTPVNILVSELAADAGGREFGFFEFALVGIPVLLGTVVILLLGGRLLPERPGGLMPVDLARHARMLRQQYSLTLDTGTLLGPTSGVTEVVVPPRSALIGQRVYAGMTTPDGDLVVLAGRRGDEHLAGTEFVLQAGDALLLQGTWDDLSRRAREPGMLAVDDPALLRRSVPLGPGAKRAIGVLLAMIVLLATGVVPAAIAALLAACALVLTRTVSVPQASHAISWTTVVLIAGMIPLSTAFISTGTADLVAGWMLSLLGDAGPQVALLTLGLLTVVLGQLISNVATVLIVAPIAIAVAQTLDVSVQPFMMGLAVAGAAAFLTPIATPANLMVMEPAGYRFGDYWRLGLPLVLFFLAMAVLYVPLVWPF, encoded by the coding sequence GTGGACCCCGTCGCCGCGACCCTCGCGATCCTGGGGCTCGCGGTGGCCGCCTTCGTGAGCAACCGCGTGCCGATCGCGGTCGTGGCGATCGGCGTGGCGCTGGCACTGTTCTTCACCGGCGTCCTGACGCTCCCGGAGGCGCTGGCCGGCTTCGGCGATCCGACCGTTCTGTTCATCGCCGCGCTGTTCGTGGTGAGTGAGGCCCTTGACTCCACGGGCGTGACGGCGTGGGCGGGCCAGCGGGTGATCGGCCGGGCGGGCACCGGGCGACGGTCGCTGATCGCGGTGATCTCGCTGCTCGTCGCTGCCGTGACGGCGCTCATCAGCATCAACGGCGCGGTCGCGGCGCTCCTGCCGCTGGTGGTCGTCGTCGCCGCGCGCGCCGGGCAGCCGTCGTCGAAGCTGCTCATGCCGCTCGCGTTCGCGGCATCCGCAGGCTCCCTGCTGCTGCTCACCGGCACGCCGGTGAACATCCTCGTGTCCGAACTCGCCGCCGACGCCGGCGGGCGGGAGTTCGGGTTCTTCGAGTTCGCGCTCGTCGGCATCCCCGTGCTGCTCGGGACCGTCGTCATCCTGCTCCTCGGCGGACGCCTCCTTCCCGAGCGCCCCGGCGGCCTCATGCCCGTCGACCTCGCGCGCCACGCGCGCATGCTGCGACAGCAGTACTCCCTCACCCTCGACACCGGGACGCTGCTCGGACCCACGAGCGGCGTCACGGAGGTCGTCGTCCCGCCGCGGTCGGCGCTCATCGGCCAGCGCGTCTACGCGGGCATGACGACGCCCGACGGCGATCTCGTCGTGCTGGCCGGGCGCCGGGGCGACGAGCACCTCGCCGGCACGGAGTTCGTCCTGCAGGCGGGCGACGCCCTGCTGCTCCAGGGCACATGGGACGACCTCTCGCGGCGCGCCCGTGAACCGGGGATGCTCGCCGTGGACGACCCGGCCCTGCTGCGCCGGTCGGTGCCTCTCGGCCCCGGCGCGAAGCGGGCGATCGGCGTCCTTCTGGCGATGATCGTGCTGCTCGCGACCGGTGTGGTGCCCGCGGCGATCGCCGCGCTGCTCGCCGCGTGCGCGCTGGTGCTGACCCGCACCGTGAGCGTCCCGCAGGCCTCCCACGCGATCTCGTGGACGACGGTCGTGCTCATCGCGGGAATGATCCCGCTGTCCACGGCCTTCATCAGCACCGGAACAGCCGACCTCGTCGCCGGATGGATGCTGTCACTGCTGGGCGACGCGGGTCCTCAGGTCGCGCTGCTCACGCTCGGGCTGCTCACGGTCGTGCTCGGCCAGCTGATCAGCAACGTCGCGACGGTGCTCATCGTCGCCCCGATCGCGATCGCGGTCGCTCAGACGCTCGACGTATCGGTGCAGCCCTTCATGATGGGGCTCGCGGTCGCCGGCGCGGCGGCTTTCCTGACGCCGATCGCGACGCCGGCGAACCTGATGGTGATGGAGCCCGCGGGCTACCGGTTCGGCGACTACTGGCGGCTCGGCCTGCCGCTGGTGCTCTTCTTCCTGGCGATGGCTGTGCTGTACGTGCCCCTCGTCTGGCCGTTCTGA
- a CDS encoding ThuA domain-containing protein, with translation MTRTALVVRGGWDGHHPVEATDLFLPFLRDSGFDVSVEGDPEVYSDAERMAGVDLVLQCVTMSEASREAVTGLRDAVAAGAGLAGWHGGVADSFRASSDYLQLVGGQFATHPSKHPDEVHGDETDNYLPYTVELTDLGRTHEITAGLDDFTLTTEQYWVLHDDLNDVLATTTHPVQPYHPWHRPITSPAVWTRDWGKGRVFVATPGHSVDVLQDPNVRTIIERGLLWAAR, from the coding sequence ATGACCCGCACCGCCCTCGTCGTCCGCGGCGGATGGGACGGACACCATCCCGTCGAGGCGACCGACCTCTTCCTGCCGTTCCTCCGCGACAGCGGCTTCGATGTCTCGGTCGAAGGCGATCCCGAGGTCTATTCCGACGCCGAGCGCATGGCGGGGGTGGACCTCGTGCTCCAGTGCGTCACCATGTCCGAGGCCTCCCGCGAGGCCGTGACCGGGCTCCGCGACGCCGTCGCCGCCGGCGCCGGGCTCGCCGGCTGGCACGGCGGGGTCGCCGACTCGTTCCGCGCGAGTTCGGACTATCTGCAGCTCGTCGGCGGACAGTTCGCCACGCATCCCTCCAAGCACCCCGACGAGGTGCACGGCGACGAGACCGACAACTACCTCCCCTACACGGTCGAGCTGACCGATCTCGGGCGCACCCACGAGATCACCGCCGGCCTCGACGACTTCACCCTCACGACCGAGCAGTACTGGGTGCTGCACGACGACCTCAACGACGTGCTGGCCACCACCACCCACCCGGTGCAGCCGTACCACCCGTGGCACCGCCCGATCACCTCGCCCGCGGTGTGGACGCGCGACTGGGGCAAGGGCCGCGTCTTCGTCGCGACACCCGGCCACAGCGTCGACGTGCTCCAGGATCCGAACGTCCGCACCATCATCGAGCGGGGGCTGCTGTGGGCGGCGCGGTGA
- a CDS encoding aspartate aminotransferase family protein: MSTTAQSVTRRPARSDAELQQMAKDHLWMHFARQSVMTDGQGVPIIVKGEGHHIWDSQGKKYIDGLAGLFVVAAGHGRRRLAEVAAKQAEQLAFFPIWSYAHPAAIELADRLADYAPGDLNKVFFSTGGGEAVETAFKLAKYYWKIQGRPTKHKVISRSVAYHGTPQGALAITGIPAMKSMFEPVTPGGFRVPNTNFYRADDMGAPTHDLEAFGVWAADRIEEMILFEGPDTVAAVFLEPVQNSGGCFPPPPGYFQRVRQICDAYDVLLVSDEVICAFGRIGHMFGCDAYGYVPDMITCAKAMTSGYSPIGATIVSDRIYEPFAHGDRAFYHGYTFGGHPVSAAVAMENLDIFEEEGLNEHVRENSPLFRSALEKLTDLPIVGDVRGDGYFFGIELVKDKATKETFDDDESERLLRGFLSKALFDAGLYCRADDRGDPVIQLAPPLTIGPAEFDEIEQILRGVLTEAWTRL, encoded by the coding sequence ATGTCCACCACCGCGCAGTCCGTGACCCGACGCCCGGCCCGCAGCGACGCGGAGCTGCAGCAGATGGCGAAGGACCACCTGTGGATGCACTTCGCCCGTCAGTCGGTGATGACCGACGGCCAGGGCGTGCCCATCATCGTCAAGGGCGAGGGGCATCACATCTGGGACTCCCAGGGCAAGAAGTACATCGACGGGCTCGCCGGACTCTTCGTCGTGGCCGCCGGCCACGGCAGGCGCCGGCTCGCCGAGGTGGCCGCCAAGCAGGCCGAGCAGCTGGCGTTCTTCCCGATCTGGTCGTACGCGCACCCGGCCGCCATCGAGCTCGCCGACCGCCTCGCGGACTACGCGCCCGGCGACCTCAACAAGGTGTTCTTCTCCACCGGCGGCGGGGAGGCGGTCGAGACGGCGTTCAAGCTCGCGAAGTACTACTGGAAGATCCAGGGCCGGCCCACCAAGCACAAGGTGATCTCCCGCTCGGTGGCCTACCACGGCACGCCCCAGGGTGCGCTCGCGATCACCGGCATCCCGGCGATGAAGTCCATGTTCGAGCCGGTGACCCCCGGCGGGTTCCGCGTGCCGAACACCAACTTCTACCGGGCCGACGACATGGGCGCGCCCACCCACGACCTCGAGGCGTTCGGCGTGTGGGCGGCCGACCGCATCGAGGAGATGATCCTCTTCGAGGGTCCCGACACCGTCGCGGCCGTCTTCCTCGAGCCGGTGCAGAACTCCGGCGGATGCTTCCCGCCGCCGCCCGGGTACTTCCAGCGCGTGCGGCAGATCTGCGACGCCTACGACGTGCTGCTGGTGTCGGACGAGGTCATCTGCGCGTTCGGCCGGATCGGCCACATGTTCGGATGCGACGCCTACGGGTACGTGCCCGACATGATCACATGCGCTAAGGCCATGACCAGCGGCTACTCCCCCATCGGGGCCACGATCGTCAGCGACAGGATCTACGAGCCGTTCGCGCACGGCGACCGCGCCTTCTACCACGGCTACACGTTCGGCGGTCACCCGGTCTCGGCGGCGGTCGCGATGGAGAACCTCGACATCTTCGAGGAGGAGGGGCTGAACGAGCACGTGCGGGAGAACTCGCCGCTGTTCCGCTCCGCGCTGGAGAAGCTCACCGACCTGCCGATCGTCGGCGACGTGCGTGGCGACGGCTACTTCTTCGGCATCGAGCTGGTGAAGGACAAGGCGACCAAGGAGACCTTCGACGACGACGAGTCCGAGCGGCTGCTGCGCGGGTTCCTGTCGAAGGCGCTGTTCGACGCGGGGCTGTACTGCCGGGCCGACGACCGCGGCGACCCCGTCATCCAGCTCGCCCCGCCGCTCACCATCGGCCCGGCGGAGTTCGACGAGATCGAGCAGATCCTCCGCGGCGTGCTGACGGAGGCGTGGACGCGGCTCTGA
- a CDS encoding LacI family DNA-binding transcriptional regulator, producing the protein MPARVTLAAVAAHAGVSVATASRALSGRGDLAAATRRRVLASARALGYLRDPAVGGRPAGSARLVDLVLGGYHNAYSDEVTAGARSAAAAAGYDLVLTEERDTPDDDWPMRVRRRGSAGVVLGLISPTASQLVALTDAEIPVVLMDPQAETSRGLTSVRTTDREGGAAAAAHLAARGATRFAIVLGSPPYRYGRARHDGFRDGLRAARPAAEHVTLQADWGAASAREAALPLLRAVPAGERLGVFACSDEMAAGVYAAAAAAGRSIPDEVLVVGFDDLRGARWLTPPLTTVRQPIREMAAAAVTALTAAAAGATLPPGPIMLPTRLIPRGST; encoded by the coding sequence ATGCCTGCCCGCGTCACCCTCGCCGCCGTCGCCGCCCACGCCGGCGTCAGCGTGGCGACGGCCTCGCGGGCGCTCTCGGGGCGCGGCGACCTCGCCGCCGCCACGCGGCGTCGCGTGCTCGCCTCCGCCCGCGCGCTCGGGTACCTCCGCGATCCCGCCGTGGGCGGCCGCCCCGCCGGGTCGGCGCGGCTGGTCGACCTGGTGCTCGGGGGGTATCACAACGCGTATTCCGACGAGGTCACCGCCGGCGCGCGCAGCGCCGCGGCGGCGGCCGGCTATGACCTGGTGCTCACCGAGGAGCGCGACACCCCGGACGACGACTGGCCGATGCGGGTGCGTCGGCGGGGCTCGGCGGGCGTCGTCCTCGGACTCATCTCACCCACCGCGTCGCAGCTCGTGGCGCTCACGGACGCCGAGATCCCGGTGGTGCTGATGGATCCGCAGGCCGAGACGTCGCGGGGTCTCACCAGCGTGCGCACGACCGATCGCGAGGGCGGCGCCGCCGCGGCTGCGCACCTCGCCGCGCGCGGCGCGACACGGTTCGCGATCGTGCTCGGCAGCCCGCCGTACCGGTACGGCCGCGCCCGCCACGACGGCTTCCGCGACGGCCTGCGCGCCGCGCGCCCCGCGGCGGAGCACGTGACCCTGCAGGCAGACTGGGGCGCGGCATCCGCCCGCGAGGCGGCGCTGCCCCTGCTGCGCGCGGTCCCCGCCGGCGAGCGCCTCGGGGTGTTCGCCTGCTCGGACGAGATGGCCGCGGGCGTGTACGCCGCGGCGGCCGCTGCGGGCCGGAGCATTCCCGACGAGGTCCTCGTCGTCGGGTTCGACGACCTGCGCGGCGCGCGGTGGCTGACACCGCCCCTCACCACGGTGCGCCAGCCGATCCGCGAGATGGCGGCCGCCGCCGTCACGGCGCTCACCGCCGCCGCCGCCGGGGCCACGCTCCCCCCGGGCCCGATCATGCTCCCCACCCGCCTCATCCCGCGCGGCTCGACCTGA
- a CDS encoding ATP-dependent DNA ligase, with the protein MGRFIYDTNANAVDIEDRTLAHLRIVMMNKLRRSEPFMFDVEIGDGSGRRSFWIHPSVPLQFHFFGGRQPRINRRWVEELMRTASGPNGLHVVPEPEESDADEND; encoded by the coding sequence ATGGGCAGGTTCATCTACGACACGAACGCGAACGCGGTCGACATCGAGGACCGCACTCTCGCCCACCTCCGCATCGTCATGATGAACAAGCTGCGGCGCTCCGAACCCTTCATGTTCGACGTCGAGATCGGGGACGGGAGCGGCCGCCGCAGCTTCTGGATCCACCCTTCGGTGCCGCTGCAGTTCCACTTCTTCGGCGGACGCCAGCCCCGCATCAACCGGCGCTGGGTCGAAGAGCTCATGCGCACCGCGAGCGGTCCGAACGGGCTCCACGTCGTCCCCGAGCCCGAAGAGTCCGACGCCGACGAGAACGACTGA
- a CDS encoding alpha-N-arabinofuranosidase: MTTARAVIDLDVPGDVISRHLYGHFAEHLGRCIYGGFWVGEDSQIPNVRGIRSDVVEALRALGIPNLRWPGGCFADEYHWRDGIGPRESRPQMVNTHWGDIVENNHFGTHEFMDLCEMLGADAYVNGNVGSGTVREMSEWVEYLTRDGDSPMARLRRENGRDEPWRVPFWGIGNEAWGCGGNMTAEQYALEARRYGTFCRNHGGNELYRIAAGASDDDITWTRALMESLGCLTCGSTPAPVFQGVSFHYYSHAGGGINTESATSFTEDEYYGTMRKALDVERVIRRHEAVMDSYDPDRTIGLILDEWGTWWNVEPGTNPGFLYQQNTVRDALVAAVHFDAFHRHAGRLKMANIAQTLNVLQAMILTDDDGAMVLTPTYHVFEMNRGHHDATALAAHVLSAPTVADGVPGLSISASTTDGSALVSLSNLSHEAALDVRVDLRGRAATVRRARVLTGTDAAAHNTPEAPDAVSPTPLPTSLDGRVLSVSLPPHSFATVELDLA, from the coding sequence GTGACCACCGCCCGCGCCGTGATCGACCTCGACGTCCCCGGCGACGTCATCAGCCGCCACCTCTACGGGCACTTCGCCGAGCACCTCGGCCGCTGCATCTACGGCGGCTTCTGGGTCGGCGAGGACTCGCAGATCCCGAACGTGCGCGGCATCCGCTCCGACGTCGTCGAGGCGCTGCGGGCACTCGGCATCCCGAACCTCCGCTGGCCCGGCGGCTGCTTCGCCGACGAATACCACTGGCGCGACGGCATCGGCCCGCGCGAGAGCCGCCCGCAGATGGTGAACACCCACTGGGGCGACATCGTCGAGAACAACCACTTCGGAACGCACGAGTTCATGGACCTGTGCGAGATGCTCGGCGCCGACGCGTACGTCAACGGCAACGTCGGCAGCGGCACGGTCCGCGAGATGAGCGAGTGGGTCGAGTACCTCACGCGCGACGGCGACAGCCCGATGGCGCGCCTGCGCCGCGAGAACGGCCGCGACGAGCCGTGGCGCGTGCCCTTCTGGGGCATCGGCAACGAGGCCTGGGGCTGCGGTGGCAACATGACCGCGGAGCAGTACGCGCTCGAGGCGCGCCGCTACGGCACGTTCTGCCGAAACCACGGCGGCAACGAGCTCTATCGCATCGCGGCCGGCGCGTCGGACGACGACATCACCTGGACGCGGGCGCTCATGGAATCGCTCGGATGCCTCACCTGCGGCTCGACCCCGGCCCCGGTGTTCCAGGGCGTGTCGTTCCACTACTACTCGCACGCCGGCGGGGGCATCAACACCGAGTCGGCGACCTCGTTCACCGAGGACGAGTACTACGGCACGATGCGCAAGGCGCTGGACGTCGAGCGGGTGATCCGCCGCCACGAGGCGGTGATGGACTCCTACGATCCGGACCGGACGATCGGCCTCATCCTCGACGAGTGGGGCACCTGGTGGAACGTGGAGCCGGGCACGAACCCCGGCTTCCTGTACCAGCAGAACACGGTGCGCGATGCGCTCGTGGCTGCCGTGCACTTCGACGCCTTCCACCGGCACGCGGGGCGTCTGAAGATGGCCAACATCGCGCAGACGCTCAACGTGCTGCAGGCGATGATCCTCACCGACGACGACGGCGCGATGGTGCTGACCCCCACCTACCACGTGTTCGAGATGAACCGGGGCCACCACGACGCCACCGCCCTCGCCGCCCACGTGCTGTCGGCGCCGACGGTGGCCGACGGCGTCCCGGGACTCTCGATCTCGGCCTCGACGACCGACGGATCGGCGCTGGTGTCCCTGTCGAACCTCTCGCACGAGGCGGCGCTCGACGTGCGCGTCGACCTGCGTGGCCGCGCCGCGACGGTGCGGCGGGCGCGCGTGCTGACGGGGACGGATGCCGCAGCCCACAACACTCCTGAGGCGCCCGACGCCGTCTCCCCGACACCCCTCCCCACGTCGCTCGACGGCCGCGTGCTGTCGGTGTCGCTGCCGCCGCACTCGTTCGCGACCGTGGAGCTCGACCTGGCCTGA
- a CDS encoding cystathionine gamma-synthase, with translation MTDPRNTAGFETRAVHAGQAFDPATGAVIPPVHFSTTYAQDGIGGLRGGYEYGRSGNPTRTALETQLAALEGGAHALSFASGLAAEDALLRAALGPGDEVLLGSDVYGGTYRLIARVLGAWGVGVRVVDMSDLGAVRAALEERAARILWVETPSNPLLRITDIARLSELGHDAGALVVVDNTFASPALQQPLALGADVVVHSTTKYLGGHSDVVGGALVLNDEELFAQAKFLQFAVGAVSGPLDAWLTTRGIKTLALRMRRHSENAHAIAEFLSGHEAVERVYYPGLPSHPGHDIAARQMSGFGGIVSVGLADAASARRLAESTRLFQLAESLGGVESLMNYPDEMTHASVRGTELAVPPEVVRLSVGIESIDDLIADLDQALDRL, from the coding sequence ATGACCGACCCCAGGAACACCGCCGGCTTCGAGACCCGCGCCGTGCACGCCGGCCAGGCGTTCGACCCGGCGACGGGCGCGGTGATCCCGCCCGTGCACTTCTCGACCACGTACGCGCAGGACGGCATCGGCGGACTCCGCGGCGGCTACGAGTACGGCCGCAGCGGCAACCCCACCCGCACGGCGCTCGAGACCCAGCTCGCCGCCCTCGAGGGCGGCGCGCACGCGCTGTCGTTCGCCTCGGGTCTCGCCGCCGAGGATGCGCTGCTGCGCGCGGCGCTCGGGCCCGGCGACGAGGTGCTCCTCGGCAGCGACGTCTACGGCGGCACCTACCGGCTCATCGCGCGCGTGCTCGGCGCGTGGGGGGTCGGCGTCCGCGTCGTCGACATGAGCGACCTCGGCGCGGTGCGAGCCGCCCTCGAGGAGCGCGCCGCGCGGATCCTGTGGGTCGAGACTCCGAGCAACCCGCTGCTGCGCATCACCGACATCGCGCGGCTCTCGGAACTCGGGCACGACGCCGGCGCGCTCGTCGTCGTCGACAACACCTTCGCGTCGCCCGCGCTGCAGCAGCCGCTCGCGCTCGGCGCCGACGTGGTCGTGCACTCGACCACCAAGTACCTCGGCGGGCACTCCGACGTCGTCGGCGGGGCGCTCGTGCTGAACGACGAGGAGCTGTTCGCGCAGGCGAAGTTCCTTCAGTTCGCCGTCGGCGCCGTGTCGGGGCCGCTCGACGCGTGGCTCACCACCCGCGGCATCAAGACGCTGGCGCTGCGGATGCGCCGGCACAGCGAGAACGCGCACGCCATCGCCGAGTTCCTCTCCGGCCACGAGGCGGTCGAGCGCGTGTACTACCCCGGCCTGCCGTCGCACCCCGGCCACGACATCGCCGCCCGACAGATGAGCGGGTTCGGCGGGATCGTCTCGGTGGGGCTGGCGGATGCCGCGTCCGCACGCCGCCTGGCCGAGTCGACGCGGCTGTTCCAGCTGGCCGAGTCGCTGGGCGGGGTCGAGTCGCTCATGAACTACCCCGACGAGATGACGCACGCCTCGGTGCGGGGGACGGAGCTCGCCGTCCCGCCGGAGGTCGTGCGGCTCTCGGTCGGCATCGAGTCGATCGACGACCTCATCGCCGACCTCGACCAGGCCCTCGACCGCCTCTGA
- a CDS encoding NAD(P)-binding protein has product MTASPGIRSSVLAEPLRIGAVTVPNRIMQTAHSKQYSDRVESGREAAYYVRRARGGCGLFVAGNHFVHPTASIRGFQDAYRPEGVAASRRMTDAVHEAGARIFVQLNHHGAQAQPDGPDGPRAVYAPSRMLSPSTGHATREMDHDDIAALVDGWALSAEHARDGGFDGVEIHMAHGYLLHQFLSPLYNARGDEYGGDLEGRTRFPREVLRAVRARVGDDFTVGIRIVANEFHPDGIDGSGMREVIARLRAEARIDFLDLAGGGYHNVHYVFPSSPMPYAWLRDDVAAVKAANPDVPVFGVGAARSVEEAEEVVASGTADMVALTRAQIADPDLGRKLIGLEAADGVRRGIRHCIRLNQGCLGRGSRGLAMSCTVNPLAGRELERGERPRTTTPQRWIVVGGGPAGMRAAVELATDGHAVTLLEKADALGGQLRLARRVPGRESVGLLVDDLERDLAAAGVDVRLGVAATAASLRAEGADGIVVATGAAAPPATSLALGGAYADGFPAAGTVDAFAAAAAVAAAGAGERPLGRRLAVVDADGTAYAAGIVLTLLPHVDELELVTPFETVFPHIGAGYDRPLLLERLGAHGGFRRRTAHRVDVVERGAIQVIDGLTGVADTVAGVDAVVAVEPRASVGIAGVVTDAAPRVVTIGDAFAPRTIDAAVFEAVELAYDVAGLAALRG; this is encoded by the coding sequence ATGACCGCGAGTCCCGGCATCCGCTCCTCCGTCCTCGCCGAGCCGCTGCGGATCGGGGCGGTGACGGTGCCCAACCGCATCATGCAGACGGCGCACTCGAAGCAGTACTCCGATCGCGTCGAGTCCGGGCGCGAGGCGGCCTACTACGTGCGACGGGCGCGCGGAGGCTGCGGTCTCTTCGTCGCCGGCAATCACTTCGTGCACCCCACCGCGTCGATCCGCGGCTTCCAGGACGCCTACCGTCCGGAGGGCGTCGCCGCGTCGAGGAGGATGACGGATGCCGTCCACGAGGCCGGCGCCCGGATCTTCGTGCAGCTCAACCACCACGGCGCGCAGGCGCAGCCCGACGGCCCCGACGGGCCGCGGGCGGTGTACGCGCCGTCGCGCATGCTCTCGCCGTCGACCGGGCACGCCACGCGCGAGATGGATCACGACGACATCGCGGCTCTCGTCGACGGCTGGGCGCTGTCGGCGGAGCACGCCCGCGACGGCGGCTTCGACGGCGTCGAGATCCACATGGCCCACGGCTACCTGCTGCACCAGTTCCTCTCACCGCTGTACAACGCGCGCGGCGACGAATACGGCGGCGACCTCGAGGGGCGCACCCGCTTCCCCCGCGAGGTGCTGCGGGCGGTGCGCGCGCGGGTCGGCGACGACTTCACGGTCGGCATCCGGATCGTGGCGAACGAGTTCCACCCCGACGGCATCGACGGCTCCGGGATGCGCGAGGTGATCGCGCGGCTGCGTGCGGAGGCGCGCATCGACTTCCTCGACCTCGCCGGCGGCGGCTACCACAACGTGCACTACGTCTTCCCTTCGTCGCCGATGCCCTACGCCTGGCTGCGGGACGACGTCGCCGCGGTCAAGGCCGCCAACCCCGACGTCCCGGTCTTCGGCGTCGGCGCGGCCCGCAGCGTCGAAGAGGCCGAGGAGGTCGTCGCGTCCGGCACGGCTGACATGGTCGCCCTCACCCGCGCGCAGATCGCCGACCCCGACCTCGGCCGCAAGCTGATCGGGCTCGAGGCGGCCGACGGCGTGCGGAGAGGCATCCGTCATTGCATCCGGCTGAACCAGGGATGCCTCGGCCGTGGCAGCCGCGGCCTGGCGATGTCGTGCACGGTGAATCCGCTCGCGGGGCGCGAGCTCGAGCGGGGCGAACGGCCCCGCACCACGACGCCGCAGCGGTGGATCGTGGTGGGCGGGGGACCGGCCGGCATGCGCGCCGCAGTCGAGCTCGCGACCGACGGGCACGCCGTGACGCTGCTCGAGAAGGCGGACGCGCTCGGCGGCCAGCTGCGGCTCGCCCGGCGCGTGCCCGGCCGCGAGAGCGTCGGCCTGCTCGTCGACGACCTCGAGCGCGACCTCGCGGCGGCCGGCGTTGACGTCCGGCTCGGCGTGGCGGCGACCGCCGCGTCGCTGCGGGCGGAGGGTGCCGACGGGATCGTCGTGGCGACCGGCGCTGCCGCCCCGCCGGCGACGTCGCTCGCGCTCGGCGGTGCGTACGCGGACGGCTTCCCGGCGGCGGGCACGGTCGACGCCTTCGCCGCAGCCGCGGCGGTGGCCGCCGCCGGCGCGGGGGAGCGCCCGCTCGGACGCCGCCTCGCCGTCGTCGACGCCGACGGGACCGCGTACGCCGCCGGCATCGTCCTCACGCTGCTGCCTCATGTCGACGAGCTCGAGCTGGTCACGCCGTTCGAGACCGTGTTCCCCCACATCGGCGCGGGGTACGACCGGCCGCTGCTGCTGGAGCGGCTCGGCGCACACGGCGGGTTCCGCCGGCGCACCGCGCACCGCGTCGATGTCGTCGAGCGCGGGGCGATCCAGGTCATCGACGGGTTGACCGGGGTCGCCGACACCGTCGCGGGCGTGGACGCCGTCGTAGCGGTCGAGCCTCGCGCGTCGGTCGGGATCGCCGGTGTGGTGACGGATGCCGCCCCCCGCGTCGTCACCATCGGCGACGCGTTCGCGCCCCGGACGATCGACGCCGCGGTCTTCGAGGCCGTCGAGCTCGCCTACGACGTGGCGGGCCTGGCGGCTCTCCGCGGCTGA